CTTCTGGCTCTGCTTTTGCTTCTGGCTCTGCTTTTGCTTCTGGCTCTGCTTTTGCTTCTGGCTCTGCTTTTGCTTCTGGCTCTGCTTTTGCTTCTTGCTCTGCTTTTGCACTAGAATCATTACTAGACTGTCTTTTAGCAGCTTGTTCTTGGGCTTTATTTCTAGCTTCAGCTTCTAATCTTTCTAGCTCAGCCTCTTCCGCTAGTTGATCCTCCTGCTTCTTTTGGTATAACTCTTGACCTGAAATTATCGCATCTGTGATTATATTAGTTATAAGCTGAATTGATCTCAAACCATCATCATTTGATGGGATAGGATATTCTACTTGATTAGGATCTGAATTTGTATCAACCATGGCCACAACAGGTATATTAAGTTTTCTAGCTTCTGCTACAGCAATTTTTTCTCTATGAATATCTACTACGTAAAGCACAGAAGGTAATTCATTCATCTCTTTTATTCCAGAAAAAAACTTATTAAGTCTTCCTCTTTCTGTATCGAGTTTTTGAGATTCTCTTTTAGTCTGAGAGATAATAATACCCTTTGCAAATGAATCTTCAAGTTCAACAAGTCTTTCAAGTCTTCTCTCAATTGTTTTGAAGTTAGTCATTAAACCACCTAGCCATCTTTGATTAATATAAAGTGAATTAGACCTTTCAGCATTTTCTTTTATGATATTTTGGGCATGCTTTTTAGTTCCAACAAACATACAATTACCACCATCTGAAATAACAGATTCAATAAAGTTAACTGCTTGTAATAACTTTTCTTGAGTCTTAGATAAATTTATAATGTGAGAGCCATTTCTTTTTGAGTGAATATACTCTGTCATTTTAGGATTCCATCGCCTAGATGGATGTCCAAAATGAGAACCTGCATCAAATAATTCCTGAATTGATGCTGATAATTTTTCATTCTTTGTAGTCAAATTTATTCCTTAATTTAGTTTCATTTAGTTGAAATATAAACGGTAATCCAAACAATCATTATAACAATTATTATTTATTTTTTACACAAAATGCTAAGTAAATCTGAGAATAAATTTTATATTTTAAATTCACTCATCCAATAAAATATTAAATAAGCACTTGATAAAATCAAAATACTTGAAGCAACATATTTATAAACCGTCAGAAATATTTTTACTTTATCTATAACAAATTTCAAGAATAATAACCCAAAAGAAACACTCAAAAGGGCAACCCATGTCCCTAATGAAAAAAGAATAAAATCAATAAAAAGTATTTGTAATTTAGATACATTCGAAAGGCTAAAAACAATAGACATAAATATAGGTAGTGTACATGATAAAGAAGTTATTCCATATGAAACGCCATAAATAAAATAGAATCTAGATGTACCATTTTTTTTTGAGTCAAATAGATATGCTAATTTTTGTAATTTTAAGAAATAAACATTACCACCATAAAGAACTATAAAACCATAACCTAGAAGAAGTATAGAGATTACTAAGCCGAAATATGAAAACACATCTCTTATACTATAAAAACCGGCAGAAATAATTGATGCAAAGATAAAAAAAACTAATATAAAACCAACTGTAACAACAGTTGAAATATATAGAGGTTCAAGAAATTTTTTTGAAAAAATTGATGTATTGCCATTAAATAATAATTTTTCATCATTTTTCAGGAATGATGAAAAATATACCGATAAAAGAGCAAATCCACATGGATTAAAAACTGCTACTAGACCTGCACTAAAAGCTATCCCCAATCTAATTAGGTTAGAAAAATTTAGATATAAAGAACTAGTACTTGAAGATGCCTCAAAACCTAAAAATAAAATTTTGTTTAGGCTTTCTAAGCTCAATAAAAATCCAAAAGTAAGGATTATTATAAGAGTCAAAATAAATAGAGAAAAGTAAATCCAGAATTTTTTATTATCTATTTGATTTAGCATATATTTAATTTCCCAGAAAGACTGGGAAAACTTCTCCTTCTAAGTTGAATTTTTAACAAAATAAAAAGTATCACTTATTATTATTTTAGTGCTAATTAAATTTTGTGTCACTTAGTATGTATTTCATAAATGTATAACTTAGACAACATCAAAACTACCAAACAGGAGCTAGAAATTCTAGAGCTTCTTTCGAATGGCTATAAAGCTAATGAAATAGCTAAGACTATGAATTTAGCAGAACAAACTATTAAAAATAAAGTTCAAACTATCTGTATTAAATTTGATTCTTCCAATAGAACTGAGGCTGTAGCCAAGGCAATTAGATTAGGAATTATTTAAGCAGATTCTACTGGGTTTTCTAAAGTACCAACATTTTCTATTTCAATGGTTACTGTATCTCCAGGATTAATAGGAGGAGTTTTACCTGAGGTACCAGTCCAGAGCATGTCACCCGGAAGAAGAGTTGCATATTTACTTATAAAACTTATAGATTTTGCTGTTGAAAATAACATTTCAGAAGAGTGACAACTTTGACCTTCAATTCCATTTACAAATCCTTTTATTCCAACATTTTGAGGATCTATGTCAGTAACAATATATGGACCTAATGGGCCAAAAGTATCCGCTGATTTTGCTCTCCACCATTGATTATCTGCATCATCTCCTCCCTGCCACTCTCTAGCAGAAACATCATTTCCACATGTGTAACCAAAGACATAATCTAATGCTTCCTCTTCAGAAACATTTTTAGTAACTTTACCAATAATAGCTACCAGCTCAGACTCACATGCTACAAGACCAGCTTCAGGGTGAATTTTTATTGGATCACCTGGACCAATTAGTGCTGTCGATGTTTTATAAAAAGGCTCTGGTCTAGTAGGAGCTCCTCTTTCACCCAAATGCGAACCATAATTAAGCGCTAAGCACAGACTTTTAGATGGATTAGGATTTGGGCAAAGTATCTTAACCTCTGATTCATTAAAACTTTTACCTGTTTTTTCATATGAACTTAGAATTGGATTATTATTTATCTGAATAATTTCACCATTATCAACTATCCCGTAGGATACTTCATTAGACACTTCAAATCTTGCAAACTTCATAGCTTTTCTCCATTAAAATCATTTAAATTAATTTTGTTACACATATAGTTGTTACTAGTTTAGTCTACAATTGAATAAGGTCAAGAAAAAAAAAATATTTTTATGGATAAATCATTTATAAGTATCAAAAGTTTATCTAAGAATTTTAATGAAAATGAAATTATTAAAAATCTCTCTGCAGAAATAACCAAAGGAGATTTAGTTAAGGTTTCAGGTAAAAATGGTAGTGGGAAAACTACTCTATTCAAAATTCTGTGTCAGCTTTATACTTTTGAATCTGGAAATATTTTTATTGATGGGAAAGAAATAAATAAAAATTCATTTGTTAAATCAATAACTTCGTACTGTTCAAGTGATTCAATATATTACAAAGATTTGAAAGTAAAAAATAATATAATTTTTTACTTTGATGTTTTGGGAGAACTTAATCCAAATGATTTATACACAAATAATAAAAAATTTTTAAATTTAGAATCTTTTGAAGATAAATATCCGGAAGAATTATCAAATGGTCAAAAGAAAAGAATGAATTTATTTAGATGCTTAATTCCATCATTTGAAATATACCTTCTTGATGAACCTGAATTAGGTTTAGATTTAGAATCAATTACTGAATTAAGTTCAAAACTCACTGAAATAAACAAATTAGGTAAGACGATTCTTTTTTCGACCCATAACTTGGATTCTGTAGATTTTTATCAAAGATTCAAGAAAGAAATCTTATTATGAATAATTTCATAAATATTCTACAACTAATAAAAATCATAGTTCAAAAAGATTTTATTGAAGAAATTAAATCTAAAGAAATATTAATTTCAATAATTTCTTATTCAACTTTAGTTTTAGTTGTTGTCGCTACGACTTCTAATATAAAAAATTCATCAGAGATTTTTTCAATAATTTTTTGGATTTCTCTAAGTTTTTCTATAATACTGGGAATTAATAAATCAATGAGCAAAGAATTTGAAAATAACGGATTAGAAATGATTCTAACATCTCCAATTGATATAGAAATTTTTATAATAGCAAAATCAATAACTAACTTTGTATTGATATCAATATCTAGTGGAATTATTTTACTATTTAATAACATAATCTTAAATTATGAACTCTATAATTTTTCATTTATTTTTCTAGTTATAATAATAAACTTTGGATTTAGTATTATAGGAACTATTACTTACTTATTATTTTCTAAATCAAGAGGTAAAGAAATTTTATCTCCACTTTTATTTATACCCTTAGTCTCACCTTTACTCATGGGAGGATCATTGACTACTGTGGAAATAATTAATAATAATTTAGTAAGTTTTACATGGTATGGATTAATTATCGCTTATGACTTAATTTTCTTGATAATTGGCTTCTTTATCTCTAATTTAATTTTCCAAGAATAGATACAATTAAAGAATAGTTATAATTTTAATAAAAAAACTTTTTTTACTTTTGTGTTTGATAGATTATTTACATTAACTACTTTCATAACCTTCGTATTTATGCTTTGGATGATATTTTGGTGGATACCAATAGATATATCTCAAGGGCCAGTAGCAAAAACTGTTTTCATTCATGTACCATTAGCTTGGTGTTCAATGATTGCTATAGTTCTTGTTGCAGTAGCATCAATCTACTACTTATTTAATAAAAAATTATTTTGGGATAATCTTGCACAATCTACTGCTGAAGTCGGTGTTATATTTGGTTCTTTGGCCTTGATATCAGGGATTATTTGGGCAAAGCCGATTTGGGGGGTTTGGTGGACAGGTGAAGCAAAACTTACAACTACTCTTATTTTAATTTTGATCTATGCGGCTTACATACTTTTCAGATCTTTATATTCTAATAGTCTTCAGATGAAGAAAATTGCTGCAATAATTGCTGTTATAGGAGCTATTGACAGCCCTATAATTTATTTTGCAGCAAATCTTTGGCAAGAATCTCATCCTGTTACCGTAATTGGTCCCCTAGCAAGAGAAGACTCTTCTTTTGGTGCAGATTATGGTTTGACTTTACTTGTTTCAGTTATAGCTTTCACTCTTCTGTTCGTGATACTAACAAGATTGAGATTAAAAGTTTTAAGTCTAGAAAGTAAATTTAAAAAAGGAATATAAAATGAAAAAAATAAAATACTCCATAATAATATTTTTATTAGGCATGATTCCCATAAGTTCTTCATTTATACAAGCTCAGCAAAATGAAAATGTTGTTAATGGATTTATTGAGAATTTAGAACTTGTAGATAAAAAAATTAACATTTCAGTGATAGATAATTTTGGAACAAGATTTTTGCTAGAAATTATCGATAGTACTGAAATAGGTATTGAAACCCAATCTGGTGAAAGATGGGTAGGAAATATAAAAGATGATCCAGAATATGTATTAGAGTTACTAAATGAAGCTCAACATAGCTTAGAACCAATTACACTAACTCAAGTTGGATCAGAAATAATTACTTTAGTGAGCTATGAGTCTTCCAACATTAAAAATAATCTAGGATATTTAGCAGCTAGTTTTATTTTTCTTTCAATTTTATTTTTTGGTTTTATATTTATAATTAATAATAAGGTTCAGATTTTATCTAGAAAAAATAATTAATGAAAAATGATTCTTCCAAAAGAGTAGTTGAAGTTAAAAATAAAAAATTTACTTTTGGAGCAATAATAATTATTGTTTTGTCTTCGTTAGTTTTCTTTGGTTTTCAAGCTTTTTCTGAAGCTACATATAAATATTACTCTGTCAATGAAATATTAGGTTCTGGAAGCGTTGATTCAAACACTCAAATTGGATTAAAAGCTGTACTTGTACCAAATTCTTATGTTAGGTCTGCTGACGGTTTATCAGCAACTTTCAATGTCAAAGACAAAGACAATGAAAATAATATTAGAGTAAATTATTCAGGTGAAATAGGAAGCGTATTTTTTAATGAATACTCCGAGTTAATTATGCAGGGATACTTTGATAATAAAGATACTTTTATTGCAACAAATCTTTCAGTTAGATGTCCATCAAAATATATGACTGAAGAGGAATATAGTTAAATTGAATAGCTTCCTAGTATATCTTCTGGATTTTTAGATTTTTCCTCTATTAGTTTATTTTGCATGTCAGTAATAGTAGGTGGCTCTTTCTTATAAATTAGACCTAGAGGAACTCCACCTTTACTTAACAAATTAACTGCAGCACCATAATCAGATGGGTCATGATCTTCATCCACAATAAAAGCTGTACCAGGTATTCCCTCGCGTCTATTCCCTTTTAATATGTCATATGTGTCGTTATAAGTAGTGCAAGGAGATTGAACATGTATGATAGATAACCCAGGATGTTTCATACCTTCTAAAATGAATTGTGCTAAAACTTTTGGTTTACTTGAGTAGTGAGATGCAATATAACTTACGCCATAAGTTAGATATAATTCCAAAGGTTTCATTTGAGTTTCCAACTTACCAAAAGGAGTAGAGGTAGTAATTTGACCAGTTGTGGATGTGGGGGAACTTTGTCCTTTAGTTAGGCCATAGACTCCGTTATCCATTACTATACAAGTCATATTCGGATTTCTTGAAGCAGCAGGCCCTATATGCTCGCCACCAATAGATAAAAAGTCACCATCACCAGC
This portion of the Dehalococcoidia bacterium genome encodes:
- the rpsB gene encoding 30S ribosomal protein S2 gives rise to the protein MTTKNEKLSASIQELFDAGSHFGHPSRRWNPKMTEYIHSKRNGSHIINLSKTQEKLLQAVNFIESVISDGGNCMFVGTKKHAQNIIKENAERSNSLYINQRWLGGLMTNFKTIERRLERLVELEDSFAKGIIISQTKRESQKLDTERGRLNKFFSGIKEMNELPSVLYVVDIHREKIAVAEARKLNIPVVAMVDTNSDPNQVEYPIPSNDDGLRSIQLITNIITDAIISGQELYQKKQEDQLAEEAELERLEAEARNKAQEQAAKRQSSNDSSAKAEQEAKAEPEAKAEPEAKAEPEAKAEPEAKAEPE
- a CDS encoding cytochrome c biogenesis protein CcdA — translated: MLNQIDNKKFWIYFSLFILTLIIILTFGFLLSLESLNKILFLGFEASSSTSSLYLNFSNLIRLGIAFSAGLVAVFNPCGFALLSVYFSSFLKNDEKLLFNGNTSIFSKKFLEPLYISTVVTVGFILVFFIFASIISAGFYSIRDVFSYFGLVISILLLGYGFIVLYGGNVYFLKLQKLAYLFDSKKNGTSRFYFIYGVSYGITSLSCTLPIFMSIVFSLSNVSKLQILFIDFILFSLGTWVALLSVSFGLLFLKFVIDKVKIFLTVYKYVASSILILSSAYLIFYWMSEFKI
- a CDS encoding LuxR C-terminal-related transcriptional regulator — translated: MYNLDNIKTTKQELEILELLSNGYKANEIAKTMNLAEQTIKNKVQTICIKFDSSNRTEAVAKAIRLGII
- a CDS encoding fumarylacetoacetate hydrolase family protein, producing the protein MKFARFEVSNEVSYGIVDNGEIIQINNNPILSSYEKTGKSFNESEVKILCPNPNPSKSLCLALNYGSHLGERGAPTRPEPFYKTSTALIGPGDPIKIHPEAGLVACESELVAIIGKVTKNVSEEEALDYVFGYTCGNDVSAREWQGGDDADNQWWRAKSADTFGPLGPYIVTDIDPQNVGIKGFVNGIEGQSCHSSEMLFSTAKSISFISKYATLLPGDMLWTGTSGKTPPINPGDTVTIEIENVGTLENPVESA
- a CDS encoding ATP-binding cassette domain-containing protein, which translates into the protein MDKSFISIKSLSKNFNENEIIKNLSAEITKGDLVKVSGKNGSGKTTLFKILCQLYTFESGNIFIDGKEINKNSFVKSITSYCSSDSIYYKDLKVKNNIIFYFDVLGELNPNDLYTNNKKFLNLESFEDKYPEELSNGQKKRMNLFRCLIPSFEIYLLDEPELGLDLESITELSSKLTEINKLGKTILFSTHNLDSVDFYQRFKKEILL
- a CDS encoding heme exporter protein CcmB — translated: MNNFINILQLIKIIVQKDFIEEIKSKEILISIISYSTLVLVVVATTSNIKNSSEIFSIIFWISLSFSIILGINKSMSKEFENNGLEMILTSPIDIEIFIIAKSITNFVLISISSGIILLFNNIILNYELYNFSFIFLVIIINFGFSIIGTITYLLFSKSRGKEILSPLLFIPLVSPLLMGGSLTTVEIINNNLVSFTWYGLIIAYDLIFLIIGFFISNLIFQE
- a CDS encoding cytochrome c biogenesis protein, which translates into the protein MLWMIFWWIPIDISQGPVAKTVFIHVPLAWCSMIAIVLVAVASIYYLFNKKLFWDNLAQSTAEVGVIFGSLALISGIIWAKPIWGVWWTGEAKLTTTLILILIYAAYILFRSLYSNSLQMKKIAAIIAVIGAIDSPIIYFAANLWQESHPVTVIGPLAREDSSFGADYGLTLLVSVIAFTLLFVILTRLRLKVLSLESKFKKGI
- a CDS encoding cytochrome c maturation protein CcmE, whose translation is MKNDSSKRVVEVKNKKFTFGAIIIIVLSSLVFFGFQAFSEATYKYYSVNEILGSGSVDSNTQIGLKAVLVPNSYVRSADGLSATFNVKDKDNENNIRVNYSGEIGSVFFNEYSELIMQGYFDNKDTFIATNLSVRCPSKYMTEEEYS
- a CDS encoding thiamine pyrophosphate-dependent enzyme; its protein translation is MSDRNPEYDFKWCPGCGDFGVKRALEQAIDNYTEEYEIPRTSNVIVAGIGCSGNMVHMMDGEQPFGIHGIHGRTLPIAFGVATSRPDLNTIIVAGDGDFLSIGGEHIGPAASRNPNMTCIVMDNGVYGLTKGQSSPTSTTGQITTSTPFGKLETQMKPLELYLTYGVSYIASHYSSKPKVLAQFILEGMKHPGLSIIHVQSPCTTYNDTYDILKGNRREGIPGTAFIVDEDHDPSDYGAAVNLLSKGGVPLGLIYKKEPPTITDMQNKLIEEKSKNPEDILGSYSI